Proteins encoded by one window of Arachis ipaensis cultivar K30076 chromosome B04, Araip1.1, whole genome shotgun sequence:
- the LOC107637991 gene encoding uncharacterized protein LOC107637991 isoform X1, producing MEDGVTEIDQSVVPPLNLSPEDGSNREHDDEANNNGGEDAKEDEGKGGGVISNLISTLVSPLSTPRTGKSGHESEKGVFNSEEGEGAGSEEGNNGGEGGGIISNIVSNLFHNHQSEGGVAVENAKKKEKEREGEEDDEEVKKNKRVKIGDDDNGGGGSIVHDIVSHFPPSLPAEGAVPTADEASILINSLVRD from the exons ATGGAAGACGGTGTAACCGAAATTGATCAGAGTGTGGTTCCACCTCTGAATCTGAGTCCAGAAGATGGATCCAATAGAGAACACGATGACGAGGCTAACAACAATGGCGGTGAAGATGCTAAAGAAGATGAAGGTAAAGGTGGCGGAGTAATTAGTAACTTGATCTCTACACTGGTGTCACCCTTGAGCACTCCAAGAACAGGAAAATCAGGACATGAAAGCGAGAAAGGGGTGTTCAACTCTGAGGAAGGTGAAGGTGCTGGTTCTGAAGAAGGAAATAATGGTGGAGAGGGAGGAGGAATCATAAGCAATATTGTTTCGAATTTGTTTCATAATCATCAGAGTGAAGGTGGTGTGGCGGTGGAGAAtgcgaagaagaaggagaaagagagagaaggagaagaagatgaCGAGGAAGTGAAGAAGAATAAGCGTGTGAAGATTGGGGATGATGATAATGGCGGCGGTGGAAGCATCGTTCATGACATTGTTTCACATTTTCCTCCATCACTCCCAG CAGAGGGTGCGGTTCCTACGGCAGACGAGGCGTCTATTTTGATTAACTCTCTTGTTCGTGACTAG
- the LOC107637991 gene encoding uncharacterized protein LOC107637991 isoform X2 — protein sequence MEDGVTEIDQSVVPPLNLSPEDGSNREHDDEANNNGGEDAKEDEGKGGGVISNLISTLVSPLSTPRTGKSGHESEKGVFNSEEGEGAGSEEGNNGGEGGGIISNIVSNLFHNHQSEGGVAVENAKKKEKEREGEEDDEEVKKNKRVKIGDDDNGGGGSIVHDIVSHFPPSLPEGAVPTADEASILINSLVRD from the exons ATGGAAGACGGTGTAACCGAAATTGATCAGAGTGTGGTTCCACCTCTGAATCTGAGTCCAGAAGATGGATCCAATAGAGAACACGATGACGAGGCTAACAACAATGGCGGTGAAGATGCTAAAGAAGATGAAGGTAAAGGTGGCGGAGTAATTAGTAACTTGATCTCTACACTGGTGTCACCCTTGAGCACTCCAAGAACAGGAAAATCAGGACATGAAAGCGAGAAAGGGGTGTTCAACTCTGAGGAAGGTGAAGGTGCTGGTTCTGAAGAAGGAAATAATGGTGGAGAGGGAGGAGGAATCATAAGCAATATTGTTTCGAATTTGTTTCATAATCATCAGAGTGAAGGTGGTGTGGCGGTGGAGAAtgcgaagaagaaggagaaagagagagaaggagaagaagatgaCGAGGAAGTGAAGAAGAATAAGCGTGTGAAGATTGGGGATGATGATAATGGCGGCGGTGGAAGCATCGTTCATGACATTGTTTCACATTTTCCTCCATCACTCCCAG AGGGTGCGGTTCCTACGGCAGACGAGGCGTCTATTTTGATTAACTCTCTTGTTCGTGACTAG